A stretch of Bradyrhizobium sp. AZCC 2262 DNA encodes these proteins:
- a CDS encoding ABC transporter ATP-binding protein translates to MSNLVEIRDLNIRFTGERTVHAVNDISLSLGEGEVLGLLGESGSGKSVTLRALMRLLPRKRTQIAGTVNVLGRDVLAMNEEELSAFRGQTVSMIFQEPALALDPVYTIGHQIAESVMRHEGKSQKEATARALEMLEVVRIPSAKRRLDAYPHEMSGGMRQRAMIALALACKPKILLADEPTTALDATVQIQILLLLRELQREFGMSVIFVTHDIGVAIEICDRVAVMYAGQIVEQGRLRDIVRTPVHPYAKGLLASTVHGAKRGQRLETIPGTPPSLDKAPASCSFAPRCAVAEPRCSEGLPPNVQVSPDRTARCVLAVRAEVSAAT, encoded by the coding sequence ATGAGCAACCTCGTCGAAATCCGCGACCTCAACATCCGCTTTACCGGCGAGCGTACGGTTCACGCCGTCAACGATATCTCGCTCTCGCTCGGCGAGGGCGAGGTGCTCGGCCTGCTCGGCGAATCCGGCTCGGGCAAGAGCGTGACCCTGCGCGCGCTGATGCGGCTGTTGCCCCGGAAGCGGACGCAGATTGCGGGTACGGTAAACGTATTGGGCCGCGACGTGCTGGCGATGAACGAAGAAGAGCTTTCGGCGTTCCGCGGCCAGACCGTCTCGATGATTTTTCAGGAACCCGCGCTGGCGCTCGATCCCGTCTACACAATCGGCCACCAGATCGCGGAAAGCGTGATGCGCCATGAAGGCAAGAGCCAGAAGGAGGCGACCGCGCGCGCATTGGAAATGCTTGAAGTGGTGCGCATTCCCTCCGCCAAGCGCCGGCTGGACGCCTATCCGCATGAAATGAGCGGCGGCATGCGGCAGCGCGCGATGATCGCGCTTGCGCTGGCCTGCAAGCCAAAGATCCTCTTGGCCGACGAACCCACCACGGCGCTGGACGCCACCGTGCAGATCCAGATCCTGTTGCTGCTGCGCGAACTGCAGCGCGAGTTCGGCATGTCCGTGATTTTCGTGACCCACGACATCGGCGTCGCCATCGAAATCTGCGACCGTGTCGCCGTCATGTATGCCGGCCAGATCGTGGAGCAGGGCCGCTTGCGTGACATCGTGCGTACGCCGGTTCACCCCTATGCCAAGGGTTTGCTCGCCTCGACCGTCCACGGCGCCAAACGCGGCCAGCGGCTGGAGACCATCCCGGGCACGCCGCCCTCGCTCGACAAGGCGCCTGCAAGCTGCTCCTTCGCGCCGCGCTGCGCGGTGGCAGAGCCGCGCTGCAGCGAGGGATTGCCGCCCAATGTGCAGGTATCGCCGGATCGAACCGCGCGATGTGTGCTGGCGGTGCGGGCTGAAGTTTCTGCGGCGACCTGA
- a CDS encoding ABC transporter permease, translated as MFAYIARRIVYVIPIVISVALVCFLLVHITPGDPLVAVLPADASQELAAQLRTAYGFDRPLPVQFGLWLWRALHGDLGNSIATGRPVLSEVLRAVSNTVTLAIAAALIGFTLGLLFGLIAGYFRDTWIDKVATSIAIAGVSVPHYWLGMVMVIIFSVQLNWLPAVGAGPSGSGSWGWDWEHMKYLILPAITTSVIPMGIVTRTVRALTGDILSQDFVEALRAKGLRELDVFKHVIKNAAPTALAVMGLQLGYMLGGSILIETVFSWPGSGLLLNSAIFQRDLPLLQGTILVLALFFVALNLLVDIAQAAIDPRIKRG; from the coding sequence GTGTTTGCTTACATCGCCCGACGCATCGTCTACGTCATCCCGATCGTGATCAGCGTCGCACTGGTATGCTTCCTGCTCGTGCACATCACGCCCGGCGATCCGCTGGTCGCGGTGCTGCCGGCGGATGCGTCGCAGGAGCTCGCCGCGCAACTGCGCACCGCCTACGGCTTTGACCGTCCGCTGCCGGTCCAGTTCGGGCTCTGGCTGTGGCGCGCGCTCCATGGCGATCTCGGCAATTCGATCGCGACCGGCCGCCCGGTGCTGTCGGAAGTGCTGCGTGCCGTCAGCAACACCGTCACGCTCGCCATCGCCGCGGCGCTGATCGGCTTCACGCTCGGGCTGCTGTTCGGCCTGATCGCCGGCTATTTCCGCGACACCTGGATCGACAAGGTCGCGACCTCGATCGCGATTGCCGGCGTCTCGGTGCCGCATTACTGGCTCGGCATGGTGATGGTCATCATCTTCTCGGTGCAGCTCAACTGGCTGCCCGCGGTCGGCGCCGGTCCCAGCGGTTCCGGCTCGTGGGGCTGGGATTGGGAGCACATGAAATATCTCATCCTGCCGGCGATCACGACCTCGGTGATTCCGATGGGCATTGTCACCCGCACGGTGCGCGCGCTCACCGGCGACATCCTCTCGCAGGACTTTGTTGAAGCGCTGCGTGCCAAGGGCTTGCGCGAACTCGACGTGTTCAAGCATGTCATCAAGAACGCCGCGCCGACGGCGCTCGCCGTAATGGGCCTGCAACTGGGCTACATGCTCGGCGGCTCGATCCTGATCGAGACCGTGTTCTCCTGGCCCGGCTCGGGATTGTTGCTCAATTCCGCGATCTTCCAGCGCGACCTGCCGCTGCTGCAGGGCACGATTTTGGTGCTCGCGCTGTTCTTCGTGGCCCTCAATCTGCTGGTCGATATCGCGCAGGCCGCGATCGATCCGCGCATCAAGCGGGGCTGA
- a CDS encoding amidase, translating to MSGEPALMSLVAVAKAIAGKKFSSREVTQSCLDRIAQWQPRVNAFMSIEADEALAAADAADAALAKGKLSGPLHGVPLAHKDMYYDAGKVVTCGSKIRRDFVATTTSTALQRLKDAGTVRLGSLQMVEFAYGPTGHNPHYGAVRNPWNVDHITGGSSSGSGSAVAARLTFAALGSDTGGSIRMPAHFCGVTGFKTTVGLISRAGAMPLSQSLDTVGPLAQTVEDCALLVGLMAGADPEDPTTSSLPVPNYMAATTGSLKGLKIGVPTTFYVDDLDSEVARVLDETIATLRREGAEIVKVELPDQRQLTAACQIVLATEAAAFHKRWMIERPQDYGAQVLMRLQNGLAIPGVTYLEAMRWRGPALAAYLAAVEGTDAVIAPVAPMPAVTIAESDVGNSLDAEAVIQRITKFTRPINYLGLPSLSIPTGFTRSGLPVGMQLIGRAFDEAGLVRIGAAFQRATDYHQRVPKLA from the coding sequence ATGAGCGGCGAACCGGCCTTGATGTCGCTGGTCGCGGTCGCCAAGGCGATCGCCGGCAAGAAATTTTCTTCGCGCGAGGTCACGCAGTCCTGTCTCGACCGGATCGCGCAATGGCAGCCGCGCGTCAACGCCTTTATGTCGATCGAGGCGGATGAGGCGCTCGCGGCCGCGGACGCGGCCGACGCCGCGCTTGCCAAGGGCAAGCTTTCCGGCCCGCTGCACGGCGTGCCGCTGGCGCACAAGGACATGTATTACGACGCCGGCAAGGTCGTGACCTGCGGCTCCAAGATTCGCCGCGATTTCGTGGCGACGACGACCTCCACGGCATTGCAGCGGCTGAAGGACGCCGGCACCGTCAGGCTCGGCTCGCTGCAGATGGTAGAATTCGCCTATGGGCCGACCGGCCATAATCCGCACTACGGCGCGGTGCGCAACCCCTGGAACGTCGATCACATCACCGGCGGTTCGTCGTCCGGTTCGGGATCGGCGGTCGCGGCCCGGCTGACCTTTGCGGCGCTGGGCTCCGATACCGGAGGCTCGATCCGGATGCCCGCGCATTTCTGCGGCGTCACCGGCTTCAAGACCACGGTCGGCCTGATCAGCCGCGCCGGTGCGATGCCCTTGTCGCAGTCGCTCGATACGGTCGGACCGCTCGCGCAAACGGTTGAAGATTGCGCGCTGCTCGTGGGCCTGATGGCGGGTGCCGATCCTGAGGATCCGACCACGTCGTCACTGCCGGTGCCGAACTACATGGCCGCGACCACGGGCTCGCTCAAGGGCCTCAAGATCGGCGTGCCGACCACCTTCTATGTCGATGATCTCGATTCCGAAGTGGCGCGGGTGCTCGACGAGACCATCGCCACGCTGAGACGCGAGGGCGCCGAGATCGTCAAGGTCGAACTGCCGGACCAGCGCCAGCTCACCGCCGCCTGCCAGATCGTGCTCGCCACCGAAGCCGCCGCCTTCCACAAGCGCTGGATGATCGAGCGGCCGCAGGATTACGGCGCGCAGGTTTTGATGCGCTTACAGAACGGGCTAGCGATTCCAGGCGTGACCTATCTCGAAGCGATGCGCTGGCGCGGGCCGGCGCTTGCCGCCTACCTCGCGGCGGTGGAAGGCACCGATGCCGTGATCGCACCGGTGGCGCCAATGCCGGCGGTGACGATTGCCGAGAGCGATGTCGGCAACAGCCTCGATGCGGAGGCCGTGATCCAGCGGATCACGAAGTTCACGCGCCCGATCAACTACCTTGGCCTGCCGTCGCTCTCGATTCCCACGGGCTTCACCAGGAGTGGCCTGCCGGTTGGCATGCAGTTGATCGGCCGCGCCTTCGATGAGGCCGGGCTGGTGCGGATCGGCGCGGCGTTCCAGCGCGCCACGGATTATCACCAAAGAGTACCCAAGTTGGCATGA
- a CDS encoding ABC transporter permease, which produces MSDTALQAAPATKARGYWATVGRRISRDKVSMVCAFVLVLIFLSALLAPWLGLADPYQGSMIRRLRHIGTPNYPLGTDELGRDMLARLIYGGRLSLIIGILPVILAFMIGTSLGLIAGYVGGRLNTAIMRTIDVFYAFPSVLLAIAISGALGAGIVNSIVSLTIVFVPQITRVAESVTTGVRNMDFVEAARASGAGPFTIMRVHMLGNVLGPIFVYATGLISVSMILAAGLSFLGLGTKPPEPEWGLMLNTLRTAIYVNPWVAALPGVMIFAVSICFNLLSDGMRSAMDIRN; this is translated from the coding sequence ATGTCGGATACCGCCCTGCAAGCCGCGCCCGCCACCAAGGCGCGCGGCTATTGGGCCACCGTCGGCCGCCGCATTTCACGCGACAAGGTCAGCATGGTCTGCGCGTTCGTGCTGGTGCTGATCTTTCTCTCCGCGCTGCTCGCGCCGTGGCTCGGCCTTGCCGATCCCTACCAGGGCTCGATGATCCGCAGGCTTCGCCACATCGGCACGCCGAATTATCCGCTCGGTACCGACGAACTCGGCCGAGACATGCTGGCGCGGCTGATCTATGGCGGCCGGCTGTCGCTGATCATCGGCATTTTGCCTGTGATCCTCGCCTTCATGATCGGCACCTCGCTCGGGCTGATCGCCGGCTATGTCGGCGGCAGGCTCAACACCGCGATCATGCGCACGATCGACGTGTTCTACGCCTTTCCGTCGGTGCTGCTGGCGATTGCGATCTCGGGCGCGCTGGGGGCGGGCATCGTCAACTCCATCGTTTCGCTGACGATCGTGTTCGTGCCGCAGATCACCCGCGTCGCCGAAAGCGTCACCACAGGCGTGCGCAACATGGATTTCGTCGAGGCCGCGCGTGCTTCCGGCGCCGGGCCGTTCACCATCATGCGCGTCCACATGCTGGGCAACGTGCTGGGGCCGATCTTCGTCTACGCCACGGGTCTGATCTCGGTGTCGATGATCCTCGCCGCCGGACTTTCATTCCTCGGCCTCGGGACGAAGCCGCCGGAGCCGGAATGGGGGTTGATGCTGAACACGCTGCGCACCGCGATCTATGTCAATCCATGGGTGGCGGCGCTGCCGGGCGTCATGATCTTCGCGGTATCGATCTGCTTCAATTTGCTCAGCGACGGCATGCGCAGCGCCATGGACATCAGGAACTGA
- a CDS encoding ABC transporter substrate-binding protein: MRTRNSMLLAAAAMALGLSLGLPTISAQAETVVRYGISMADIPLTTGQPDRGAGAYQFSAYTIYDPLVAWEMDVSDRPGKLVPGLATEWKVDDTDKKKWRFALRKGVKFHDGSEFNADAVIWNLDKVLNDKAPQFDKRQSAQVKTRLPSVASYAKIDDDTVEITTKTVDSFFPYQMLWFLVSSPAQYEKLGKDWDKFASQPSGTGPFKLTKLVPRELAELTRNADYWDSKRIPKADKIVLIPMPEALTRTNALLAGQVDLIETPAPDAVPQLKSAGMKIVDNVTPHVWNYHLSVLPGSPWTDIRLRKALNLAIDRDGVVGLMNGLAKPAKGQVDPSSPWFGKPSFELKYDVAAAKKLVQEAGYSKEKPLKTTFVIAQGGTGQMLSLPMNEFLQQSFKEIGIEIDFKVVELETLYTAWRKGAADEMNAGITSNNIAYVTSDPLYAIVRFFHSGQIAPVGVNWGGYKNPKVDALIDEAKQTFDTAKQDELLAQAHALIVDDATLVWVVHDTNPHALSPKVKKFVQAQHWFQDLTQIGLE, encoded by the coding sequence ATGCGCACCCGAAATTCGATGCTTCTTGCTGCCGCGGCAATGGCCCTCGGATTGTCTCTTGGCTTGCCCACGATTTCGGCGCAGGCCGAGACCGTTGTGCGCTACGGCATTTCGATGGCGGACATTCCGCTGACCACTGGCCAGCCCGACCGCGGCGCCGGCGCCTACCAGTTCTCGGCCTACACGATCTACGACCCGCTGGTCGCCTGGGAGATGGACGTGTCCGACCGGCCCGGCAAACTGGTGCCGGGGCTCGCCACCGAATGGAAAGTCGACGACACCGACAAGAAGAAATGGCGCTTTGCCTTGCGCAAGGGCGTCAAGTTTCACGACGGCAGCGAATTCAACGCCGACGCCGTGATCTGGAATCTGGACAAGGTGCTCAACGATAAGGCACCGCAGTTCGACAAGCGGCAGAGCGCGCAGGTGAAAACCCGCCTCCCCTCGGTCGCGAGCTACGCCAAGATCGACGATGACACGGTCGAGATCACCACCAAGACCGTGGATTCCTTCTTCCCGTATCAGATGCTCTGGTTTCTGGTGTCCAGCCCCGCGCAATATGAAAAGCTTGGCAAGGACTGGGACAAGTTCGCCAGCCAGCCCTCCGGCACCGGGCCGTTCAAACTCACAAAACTCGTTCCGCGCGAACTCGCCGAGTTGACCAGGAACGCCGACTATTGGGACAGCAAGCGAATTCCGAAGGCCGACAAGATCGTGCTGATCCCGATGCCGGAGGCGCTGACGCGCACCAATGCGCTGCTGGCGGGCCAGGTCGATCTGATCGAGACGCCGGCGCCGGATGCCGTGCCGCAGCTCAAATCCGCCGGCATGAAGATCGTCGACAACGTCACGCCGCATGTCTGGAATTATCATTTGAGCGTTTTGCCGGGTTCGCCCTGGACCGACATCCGCCTGCGCAAGGCGCTCAATCTCGCGATCGACCGCGACGGTGTGGTCGGGCTGATGAACGGCCTCGCAAAACCCGCCAAGGGCCAGGTCGACCCGTCGAGCCCTTGGTTCGGCAAGCCGTCCTTTGAGCTCAAATACGATGTCGCGGCGGCGAAGAAGCTGGTGCAGGAGGCCGGCTATTCGAAGGAGAAGCCGTTGAAGACGACCTTCGTCATCGCGCAAGGCGGCACCGGGCAGATGCTGTCGCTGCCGATGAACGAATTCCTGCAGCAGAGTTTCAAGGAAATCGGCATCGAGATCGACTTCAAGGTGGTCGAACTCGAGACTCTCTATACCGCGTGGCGCAAGGGCGCGGCCGACGAGATGAACGCGGGCATCACCTCCAACAACATCGCCTATGTCACGTCAGATCCGCTCTATGCCATCGTGCGATTCTTCCACTCCGGTCAGATCGCGCCGGTCGGCGTCAACTGGGGCGGCTATAAGAACCCGAAGGTCGACGCGCTGATCGACGAGGCCAAGCAGACCTTTGATACGGCGAAGCAGGATGAGCTATTGGCGCAGGCGCATGCGCTGATCGTCGACGATGCCACGCTGGTCTGGGTGGTGCACGACACCAACCCGCATGCGCTGTCGCCGAAGGTGAAGAAGTTCGTGCAGGCGCAGCACTGGTTCCAGGATCTGACGCAGATCGGGCTGGAGTGA
- a CDS encoding ABC transporter ATP-binding protein encodes MSETSPSVELLEPVADVGGAAQPLLQVTGLTKHFPVRGDLFSPRKTVRAVDDVSFSIAKGETVGIVGESGCGKSTTARLLMHLMKRDAGDIVYDGMQVGRALSLRELRRGMQMVFQDSYASLNPRLTIEESIAFGPKVHGMADGTARTLARELLGKVGLRPETFANRYPHEISGGQRQRVNIARALALSPRLVILDEAVSALDKSVEAQVLNLLADLKREFGLTYLFISHDLNVVRYISDRVLVMYLGEVVELGPVDQVWDAPAHPYTRALLAAMPSSDPDNRTETPPISGDPPNPIDPPSGCRFHTRCPFAEPLCANATPKLSDLDTMGHQAACYMAIAGSGHSRAPAKQDDKGASAA; translated from the coding sequence ATGAGTGAGACAAGCCCGTCAGTCGAACTACTGGAGCCGGTCGCGGACGTCGGCGGCGCCGCGCAGCCGCTGCTGCAGGTCACCGGCCTCACCAAACATTTCCCGGTGCGGGGCGATCTGTTCAGCCCCCGCAAAACCGTGCGCGCGGTCGATGATGTGTCCTTCTCCATCGCCAAGGGCGAAACCGTGGGCATCGTCGGCGAATCCGGCTGCGGCAAGTCGACCACGGCGCGGCTGTTGATGCACCTGATGAAGCGCGACGCCGGCGACATCGTCTATGATGGTATGCAGGTCGGCCGCGCGCTCTCGCTGCGTGAACTGCGCCGCGGCATGCAGATGGTGTTTCAGGACAGCTACGCCTCGCTCAACCCGCGCCTGACCATCGAAGAGTCGATCGCGTTCGGCCCAAAAGTTCACGGCATGGCTGATGGTACCGCGCGCACGCTGGCGCGCGAACTGCTCGGCAAGGTCGGCTTGCGGCCCGAAACGTTTGCCAACCGCTATCCGCATGAGATTTCCGGTGGCCAGCGTCAGCGCGTCAACATCGCGCGTGCCTTGGCGCTGTCGCCGCGGCTCGTGATCCTCGATGAAGCCGTCTCGGCGCTGGACAAATCGGTCGAAGCGCAGGTGCTGAATCTGCTGGCCGATCTCAAGCGCGAATTCGGCCTTACATACTTGTTCATCAGCCACGACCTCAACGTGGTGCGTTACATCTCGGACCGCGTGCTGGTGATGTATCTCGGCGAAGTCGTCGAACTCGGCCCCGTGGACCAGGTCTGGGACGCGCCGGCGCACCCCTATACGCGGGCGCTGTTGGCGGCGATGCCGTCGTCCGATCCAGACAATCGCACCGAGACGCCGCCGATTTCGGGCGATCCACCGAATCCGATCGACCCGCCGTCCGGTTGCCGGTTTCACACCCGCTGTCCGTTTGCGGAGCCGCTCTGCGCAAATGCGACGCCAAAGCTCAGCGATCTCGATACAATGGGCCATCAGGCGGCGTGCTACATGGCCATTGCTGGCTCCGGGCACAGCCGCGCGCCGGCCAAACAAGACGACAAGGGAGCAAGTGCCGCATGA
- a CDS encoding CHASE2 domain-containing protein, whose amino-acid sequence MKRLRALPRWFKRRIGYARMLCLALLIGFAALRAADPAPVEEIRVRTFDFFQRIDPRQKTARPVTIVDIDDKSLEKFGQWPWPRTRIADLITELTRLGAVVIAFDAVFSEPDRLNPADAADTFRNLDEDTRAKLRALPSNDEIFAEAIRKSRVVLGESGAAEELAALDKTLPVTGLAMLGEEPQRFMFEFPGLLRNTRVLEHAAAGRGLFTIKPERDGIVRRVPMIMLAQGQAMPSLSFEMLRVATGSGTILIKSEKTGIKSLRIQGFELPTDRNGQLWVRYARQDSSLYVPVMNVLEKTVAPEMIAGKLVLIGTSAVGLNDIKTTPVSQNMPGVEIHAQILESALTGDVISQPIYGLAVELVSALLFGLLVIAFAPLFGPVTLVALGAAFASMLVGMSVYFYTHNRLLIDFTYPLMSTTAIYLALIFSSFVREQAQRRQIRSAFGQYLSPALVEQLAQSPEKLVLGGEEREMTIMFSDMRGFTSISETYKNDPQGLTALMNRFLTPLTNAILSRKGTIDKYMGDAIMAFWNAPLDDKDHELNACEAALDMLERVDELNQAREQEAREEGRPFIPLNVGVGLNTGICVVGNMGSDQRFDYSVFGDSVNLASRLEGQSKEYGFPIIVGSKTALTVKDRFAILELDFIMVKGKKEPEVIYAIAGREDTAQSGRFQRLRNLTIEMLSCYRNRDWEGALAAIERGRNTDEANSLELLYNLYEARIRGYLENPPPQDWNGAFALLTK is encoded by the coding sequence ATGAAGCGACTACGGGCCTTACCGAGGTGGTTCAAGCGGCGCATCGGCTATGCCCGGATGCTGTGCCTTGCGCTGCTGATCGGGTTCGCCGCCCTTCGTGCCGCCGATCCGGCTCCCGTCGAGGAAATTCGGGTCAGGACCTTCGATTTTTTCCAGCGCATCGATCCCCGCCAGAAGACCGCAAGGCCGGTGACGATCGTCGATATCGACGACAAGAGCCTGGAAAAGTTCGGCCAGTGGCCGTGGCCGCGGACGCGGATCGCCGATCTCATTACCGAGCTGACCAGGTTGGGCGCCGTCGTGATTGCATTCGACGCGGTGTTTTCGGAGCCGGACCGGCTCAATCCCGCTGATGCAGCCGATACGTTCCGGAATCTCGATGAGGACACCCGCGCCAAATTACGCGCGCTGCCGAGCAACGACGAGATTTTTGCCGAAGCCATTCGGAAGTCGCGCGTAGTGCTTGGTGAATCGGGGGCCGCGGAAGAGCTGGCCGCGCTCGACAAGACGCTACCGGTGACCGGACTGGCGATGCTGGGCGAGGAACCGCAACGCTTCATGTTTGAATTCCCGGGCCTGCTGCGCAACACCAGGGTGCTGGAACATGCCGCGGCCGGGCGCGGCCTGTTCACAATCAAGCCCGAGCGTGACGGCATCGTGCGGCGCGTGCCGATGATCATGTTGGCGCAGGGCCAGGCCATGCCCTCGCTGAGTTTCGAGATGCTTCGGGTCGCCACCGGTTCGGGTACGATCCTGATCAAATCCGAAAAAACTGGCATCAAGAGCCTCCGCATCCAGGGCTTTGAGCTTCCGACCGACCGCAATGGCCAGCTTTGGGTTCGCTACGCCCGTCAAGACTCTTCTCTCTACGTTCCGGTGATGAACGTGCTGGAAAAGACCGTTGCGCCCGAAATGATCGCGGGCAAGCTGGTCCTGATCGGCACCTCGGCCGTCGGTCTCAACGACATCAAGACCACGCCGGTTTCGCAGAACATGCCGGGCGTGGAAATCCACGCCCAGATTCTGGAAAGCGCATTGACCGGCGACGTGATCTCGCAGCCGATCTACGGCCTTGCCGTCGAATTGGTGAGCGCGCTGCTGTTCGGGCTGCTGGTGATCGCGTTTGCGCCCCTGTTCGGGCCGGTCACGCTGGTCGCCCTTGGCGCGGCGTTCGCAAGCATGCTGGTTGGCATGTCAGTGTATTTCTACACGCACAACCGTTTGCTGATCGATTTCACCTATCCCCTGATGTCGACCACGGCGATCTACCTTGCGCTGATCTTTTCCAGCTTCGTGCGCGAGCAGGCGCAGCGCCGTCAGATTCGCTCGGCCTTCGGCCAGTATCTGTCGCCGGCGCTGGTCGAGCAGCTCGCGCAGTCGCCGGAAAAGCTGGTGCTCGGCGGCGAGGAGCGCGAGATGACCATCATGTTCTCCGACATGCGCGGCTTCACCTCGATCTCGGAAACCTACAAGAACGACCCGCAGGGCCTGACCGCGCTGATGAACCGTTTCCTCACCCCGCTGACCAACGCCATCCTCAGCCGCAAGGGCACCATCGACAAATATATGGGCGACGCCATCATGGCGTTCTGGAACGCGCCGCTCGACGACAAGGATCATGAGCTCAATGCCTGCGAGGCGGCGCTCGACATGCTGGAGCGCGTCGACGAGCTCAACCAGGCGCGCGAGCAGGAGGCAAGGGAAGAAGGGCGTCCGTTCATTCCGCTCAATGTCGGCGTCGGCCTCAATACCGGCATCTGCGTGGTCGGCAACATGGGCTCCGATCAGCGCTTCGACTATTCGGTGTTCGGCGACAGCGTCAATCTGGCCTCGCGCCTCGAAGGCCAGTCCAAGGAATACGGATTTCCCATCATTGTCGGCTCCAAGACCGCGCTGACGGTCAAGGACCGCTTCGCGATCCTCGAACTCGACTTCATCATGGTGAAGGGCAAGAAGGAGCCCGAGGTGATCTACGCCATCGCCGGCCGCGAGGACACCGCGCAATCCGGCCGCTTCCAGCGCCTGCGCAACCTGACGATCGAGATGCTCTCCTGCTATCGCAACCGCGACTGGGAAGGCGCACTCGCGGCGATCGAACGCGGCCGCAACACCGACGAGGCGAATTCGCTGGAGCTGCTTTACAATCTCTACGAAGCCCGCATCCGCGGCTACCTCGAAAACCCGCCGCCGCAAGACTGGAACGGCGCCTTCGCGCTGCTGACGAAGTAA
- a CDS encoding ABC transporter substrate-binding protein, with amino-acid sequence MRNDKPKKAATAWLLATALVVGLPQVASAETVLRIGMTAADIPRTLGQPDQGFEGNRFTGLTMYDALTMWDLTSADKASIMIPGLATEWKVDEADKKKWTFKLRPGVTFHDGSPFNADAVVWNVEKVLKQDAPHFDASQVGVTASRMPTLASARKIDDMTVELTTKEPDSFLPINLTNLFIASPSKWQAFYDKAEGADAKAKSQAAWAAFAKDASGTGPWKMSQFTPRERLELVKNEGYWDKARVPKVDKMVLLPMPEANARTAALLSGQVDWVEAPAPDAVKEIKQRGFTITSNEEPHVWPWQFSRIEGSPWNDIRVRKAANLCVDREGLRDGLLAGLMVPATGTFEPGHPWRGKPTFEIKYDLKAAQKLMQEAGYGPSKKLTVKTQTSASGSGQMLPLPMNEYLQQALAECYFDVQLDVIEWNTLFTNWRRGAKDPTANGANATNVTYAAMDPFFALVRFLQSSMAPPTSNNWGYINNPKFDELVTKARQTFDPAARDAALAELHAASVDDAAFLYVAHDVAPRAMSPKVKGFVQPKSWFVDFSPVSMAP; translated from the coding sequence ATGCGTAACGACAAACCGAAGAAGGCGGCCACCGCATGGCTGCTGGCGACCGCGCTGGTAGTAGGACTGCCGCAGGTTGCGAGCGCCGAAACGGTGCTGCGGATCGGCATGACCGCGGCCGATATACCGCGCACCCTCGGCCAGCCCGATCAGGGCTTTGAGGGCAACCGCTTCACCGGCCTGACCATGTACGACGCGCTGACGATGTGGGACCTGACGTCGGCCGACAAGGCGAGCATCATGATCCCCGGGCTCGCGACCGAATGGAAGGTCGACGAGGCCGACAAGAAGAAGTGGACGTTCAAGCTGCGTCCCGGCGTCACCTTCCACGACGGTTCGCCGTTCAATGCCGACGCCGTGGTCTGGAATGTCGAAAAAGTGCTGAAGCAGGACGCGCCGCATTTCGACGCCAGCCAGGTTGGCGTCACCGCCTCGCGCATGCCGACATTGGCCTCGGCGCGCAAGATCGACGACATGACGGTGGAATTGACCACCAAGGAGCCGGACAGCTTTCTGCCGATCAACCTGACCAACCTGTTCATCGCCAGCCCTTCGAAGTGGCAGGCGTTTTACGACAAGGCTGAAGGCGCCGACGCCAAGGCAAAATCGCAGGCCGCCTGGGCGGCGTTCGCCAAGGACGCCTCGGGCACCGGCCCTTGGAAAATGTCGCAGTTCACGCCGCGCGAGCGGCTCGAGCTGGTCAAGAACGAGGGCTATTGGGACAAGGCGCGCGTGCCCAAGGTCGACAAGATGGTGCTGCTGCCGATGCCGGAGGCCAACGCCCGCACCGCCGCTCTGCTCTCAGGCCAGGTCGACTGGGTCGAGGCACCGGCGCCGGATGCGGTCAAGGAAATCAAGCAGCGCGGCTTCACGATTACGTCCAATGAGGAGCCGCATGTCTGGCCGTGGCAGTTTTCGCGGATCGAAGGCTCGCCCTGGAACGACATCCGCGTCCGCAAGGCCGCCAATCTCTGCGTCGATCGCGAGGGCCTGCGCGACGGCTTGCTGGCCGGCCTGATGGTGCCGGCGACCGGCACCTTCGAGCCCGGCCATCCCTGGCGCGGCAAGCCAACGTTTGAGATCAAGTATGACCTGAAGGCCGCGCAGAAGCTGATGCAGGAAGCAGGATACGGTCCGAGCAAGAAGCTGACGGTGAAGACCCAGACCTCGGCCTCCGGATCGGGCCAGATGCTGCCGCTGCCGATGAACGAATATCTGCAGCAGGCGCTGGCGGAATGCTACTTCGACGTCCAGCTCGACGTCATCGAGTGGAACACGCTGTTCACCAACTGGCGGCGCGGCGCTAAGGATCCCACCGCCAACGGCGCCAACGCCACCAACGTGACCTATGCGGCGATGGATCCGTTCTTTGCTCTGGTGCGCTTCCTGCAATCGTCGATGGCGCCGCCAACGTCGAATAATTGGGGTTACATCAACAACCCCAAATTCGACGAGCTGGTGACCAAGGCGCGCCAGACCTTCGACCCCGCCGCGCGTGACGCCGCGCTCGCCGAACTGCACGCGGCCTCGGTGGACGATGCGGCGTTCCTCTACGTCGCCCACGACGTCGCGCCGCGCGCGATGAGCCCGAAGGTCAAGGGCTTCGTGCAGCCGAAGAGCTGGTTCGTCGACTTCTCGCCGGTGTCGATGGCGCCGTAA